One window of Trifolium pratense cultivar HEN17-A07 linkage group LG5, ARS_RC_1.1, whole genome shotgun sequence genomic DNA carries:
- the LOC123887213 gene encoding uncharacterized protein LOC123887213 produces the protein MWPAHIQNVLPIFITETIFSYSLCLLSSLHTHTTSSSSSSSSSFNHFSISVSDMSVELELESESTSPTAHLQQRSTRALCFPTCFASRRSSIWWERVRSASFSQSHPTTTADRWWSRGLKALKKLRDWSEIVAGPRWKTFIRKFNHHRSSRRMANSKYQYDPSSYALNFDEGQNEFSHDEGFHNFSTRYAAVNVKSVAPEPNCEIGVLV, from the coding sequence ATGTGGCCAGCCCATATCCAGAATGTGTTACCTATATTtataactgaaaccattttctcATATTCTCTCTGTCTTCTTTCATCtctacacacacacactacttcatcatcatcatcatcatcatcatcatttaaTCATTTTTCAATCTCAGTTTCTGACATGTCCGTTGAGCTTGAGCTCGAATCTGAATCAACCTCACCAACCGCTCATCTCCAACAGAGATCAACAAGAGCCTTATGTTTTCCAACCTGCTTCGCTTCACGACGCAGTTCCATTTGGTGGGAGCGCGTCCGCTCCGCCTCCTTTTCTCAATCCCATCCCACCACCACCGCAGATCGATGGTGGTCTCGCGGTCTCAAAGCCTTAAAGAAACTCCGAGACTGGTCAGAAATCGTCGCCGGTCCAAGATGGAAAACCTTCATTCGGAAATTCAACCACCATCGTTCCTCCAGACGAATGGCCAATTCCAAGTACCAATACGATCCGTCGAGTTACGCCTTGAACTTCGATGAAGGTCAGAACGAGTTTAGCCACGACGAAGGGTTTCATAATTTCTCTACGCGTTACGCCGCCGTTAATGTTAAGTCTGTTGCGCCGGAACCGAATTGTGAAATCGGAGTTTTGGTTTGA
- the LOC123886228 gene encoding uncharacterized protein LOC123886228: protein MDSSNNSDSGIDQLEAEYGRFLDDYAKNYDNYDSQATNETDEDISHIDNNISQCTDNVFGQSLGRLSITGQFTKIYIFELTLGELNKAKKTGFTLPSEFSNYVRQYNFHKLVLEVPNKSSSIVHLQIPENHSENVKIARGWKNFCFDNNIKLGDRLSFEFKDITLNVCQLSVV, encoded by the exons ATGGATTCGTCAAATAACAG TGATTCTGGAATTGATCAATTGGAAGCAGAATATGGAAGATTTCTGGATGACTATGCAAAAAACTATGATAATTACGATAGTCAAGCTACAAATGAAACTGATGAGGACATATCACATATTGATAACAACATATCACAGTGTACTGATAATGTGTTCGGTCAATCATTGGGTAGATTGTCAATTACCGGTCAATtcactaaaatatatatttttgaattgaCTCTTGGTGAATTAAACAAGGCTAAAAAAACTGGATTT ACATTACCTTCTGAATTTAGCAATTATGTAAGGCAatacaattttcataagttgGTTCTGGAAGTACCAAACAAGAGCAGTTCAATTGTTCACTTACAAATTCCGGAAAATCATTCAGAGAATGTCAAGATTGCCAGAGGATGGAAAAATTTCTGCTTCGACAACAATATTAAATTAGGAGATAGATTAAGTTTTGAATTCAAAGATATCACCTTAAATGTTTGTCAGCTTTCCGTAGTTTAG